The following are encoded together in the Phormidium ambiguum IAM M-71 genome:
- a CDS encoding response regulator has protein sequence MTRILIIEDNYSSSLDLGANIAQTLDTQKFNITLISNINIGLNLAVNLSFDLIIFELNFYYLKREEILKQIKASLKKIQIPSLLITANYEFEAISLIKELGINHYLITPFNQDNLLDVVTKCLLEHQTI, from the coding sequence GTGACTAGAATTCTCATCATCGAAGATAATTACTCCAGTAGTCTAGACTTGGGCGCAAATATAGCCCAAACTTTAGATACACAGAAATTTAATATCACGTTAATTAGTAACATTAATATAGGGTTAAATTTAGCTGTGAATCTTTCTTTTGACCTGATAATTTTTGAATTAAATTTTTATTATCTTAAAAGAGAAGAAATATTAAAACAAATAAAAGCTAGTTTAAAAAAAATCCAAATACCAAGTCTGTTAATAACGGCAAATTATGAATTTGAAGCTATTTCTTTGATTAAAGAATTAGGAATTAATCACTACTTAATTACTCCTTTTAACCAAGATAATTTATTAGACGTAGTAACTAAGTGTTTGTTGGAACATCAAACTATTTAG
- a CDS encoding GTPase family protein: MVRLKLWQIIVLATPIAIIIAFLLVAAGQQIHSWRINWIWAIFTLMLLGWRWLLVKWTQPVVAQMEAVVAEVSKELEAATEESVSLPAGNDAVTKAEAALQEVLKTAQSDRPVWEDWGSFWQRCQQLVIAIAHAYNPEVKYPLLNIYVPQAYSLIRGTVDDMDRWMQRLSPALNQVTVGQAVEAYEVYQRLEPSARKLWQIWNWAQWIINPAAALARVASQRSSNQATQQLLINLGQLLREAALRNLANQAIQLYSGIAANLAESADSIPTLPQAKTQTLREILTQAEPVEKVDQKPVNILLAGRTGSGKSSLINTLFQADLAAVDVLPSTDKIQSYEWETATGERLILWDTPGYEQVKRGELRDLVIDYATNGDLLLLVTPALDPALQMDVDFLKDITGEVADLPVITVVTQVDRLRPIREWTPPYDWQWGEKPKEIAIREATEYRAKQLGEFSKLVLPIVTFDGQTNRNAWNVEELSLALVNAISPAKQLRLARFLRNLDARTVAAAKIIDRYTFQMTTTQGLAAFLKSPILQFISTMSTGSPSLAYILAQQIPIEQLPVVIGKLQMAYDIYGLLNDKSKPLEFDLRPLWLLLLENSARPDRNAWAFGHTLVEYWTQNLSIAQLQERYNYYLNSLQK, from the coding sequence GGTTGTTAGTAAAATGGACGCAACCTGTAGTAGCGCAAATGGAAGCTGTAGTTGCAGAAGTCAGTAAAGAACTCGAAGCTGCTACTGAAGAAAGCGTCAGTTTACCTGCGGGAAATGATGCAGTAACAAAAGCAGAAGCGGCGTTACAAGAAGTATTGAAAACTGCACAAAGCGATCGCCCTGTTTGGGAAGATTGGGGTAGTTTTTGGCAACGTTGTCAGCAGTTAGTAATTGCGATCGCACACGCTTATAATCCCGAAGTAAAATATCCCTTACTTAACATTTATGTTCCTCAAGCTTACTCTTTAATTCGCGGTACAGTAGATGATATGGATCGCTGGATGCAAAGATTATCTCCCGCTTTGAATCAAGTAACAGTTGGACAAGCAGTTGAAGCTTACGAAGTGTATCAAAGGTTAGAACCTTCGGCGCGAAAACTTTGGCAAATTTGGAATTGGGCACAATGGATAATTAACCCAGCAGCAGCATTAGCCAGAGTAGCTAGTCAGCGTTCCAGCAATCAAGCAACACAGCAATTATTAATAAATTTAGGTCAACTTTTGCGAGAAGCTGCATTGCGAAATTTAGCTAATCAAGCAATTCAACTTTATAGTGGTATTGCGGCAAATCTGGCTGAATCTGCTGATTCTATACCCACTCTTCCTCAAGCAAAAACCCAAACTTTACGCGAAATTTTAACTCAAGCTGAACCTGTAGAAAAGGTTGACCAAAAACCCGTAAATATTTTATTAGCAGGAAGGACTGGATCGGGAAAAAGCAGTTTAATTAATACTTTATTTCAAGCAGATTTAGCCGCAGTTGATGTTTTGCCGAGTACTGATAAAATTCAAAGTTATGAATGGGAAACTGCTACAGGAGAACGTTTAATCCTTTGGGATACTCCTGGTTATGAACAAGTAAAACGGGGAGAGTTGCGCGATTTAGTCATTGATTATGCGACAAATGGCGATCTTTTGTTATTAGTTACTCCGGCGTTAGATCCAGCTTTGCAAATGGATGTTGACTTTCTCAAAGATATTACAGGAGAAGTTGCAGATTTACCTGTAATTACAGTTGTCACTCAAGTCGATCGCCTTCGTCCGATCAGAGAATGGACACCGCCTTATGATTGGCAATGGGGAGAAAAACCAAAGGAAATTGCCATTCGAGAAGCAACTGAATATCGCGCTAAACAATTAGGAGAATTTAGTAAATTAGTTTTGCCAATTGTTACTTTTGATGGTCAAACTAATCGCAATGCTTGGAATGTTGAGGAGTTATCTTTGGCTTTAGTAAATGCAATTTCTCCTGCTAAACAACTACGATTAGCTAGATTTTTGCGTAACTTAGATGCCCGAACTGTCGCTGCTGCAAAAATTATCGATCGCTACACTTTCCAAATGACAACTACTCAAGGATTGGCGGCATTTTTGAAAAGTCCAATCTTGCAATTTATTTCTACCATGTCTACTGGATCGCCATCTTTAGCTTATATCTTAGCTCAACAAATTCCCATCGAACAGTTACCTGTTGTGATTGGTAAATTGCAAATGGCTTATGATATTTACGGTCTTTTAAATGACAAATCTAAACCCCTGGAATTTGATTTACGTCCCTTGTGGTTGTTGTTACTAGAAAATTCGGCAAGGCCCGATCGTAACGCTTGGGCATTTGGTCACACTCTAGTAGAATATTGGACACAAAATCTCTCTATTGCTCAACTACAAGAACGCTATAATTACTATTTGAATTCACTGCAAAAGTAG
- a CDS encoding response regulator: MSKKILVVDDDEAIREVIKSCLEELAAWEVLLAASGLEGLRIANSEPLDAILLDISMPEMNGIEMLRKLQENYPAREIPVFLLTGRVLSGDRQPFLQLPQVVGVIVKPFNAIKLVEQVAHCLGWKLEFL; encoded by the coding sequence ATGAGTAAAAAAATTCTCGTGGTTGACGACGACGAAGCAATTCGAGAAGTCATTAAAAGTTGTTTAGAAGAGTTAGCAGCATGGGAAGTGTTATTAGCAGCTTCAGGTTTAGAAGGACTTCGTATTGCTAACTCAGAACCATTAGATGCCATCTTGTTAGATATTTCTATGCCGGAAATGAACGGTATTGAAATGTTGCGAAAGTTACAAGAAAATTATCCGGCACGGGAAATTCCTGTGTTTTTATTAACTGGTAGGGTTCTCTCTGGCGATCGACAGCCATTTCTCCAATTGCCCCAAGTTGTTGGCGTAATTGTTAAACCTTTTAATGCCATCAAATTAGTTGAACAAGTGGCCCACTGTTTAGGTTGGAAACTTGAATTTTTGTAA
- a CDS encoding response regulator — protein sequence MKILLVEDDSLTSSALAETLTTHHYTVNVAADGLVAQQLALEYEYDLILLDIVIPKLDGISVCKQLRAKGYHNPILLLTAKDSSNDRVIGLDAGADDYVVKPFDSEELMARIRALLRRGKSISSSLITWENVYFDAVNNEVRCGQTLLHLTPKEYCLLELFLLNPKQIFSRRAILDRLWDFAEAPGEETVSTHIKCLRQKLKAAGATDIIETVHGLGYRLRSPSSQPETNTTHKLEIPEPEINADYHQRVEAATSKVWEKFQGKMLEQIAILGEAAAALTSGDLTPELQQKAKQEAHKLAGSLGIFGFMEGSTLAKELEDLLHLDCSELDTKQVKRISELAAAIYREVQPKSISNAPSTTNNYSPLILIVDDDLVLTETLRIEAIAWRFRVKIATDLTVARKLISQTPPDVVILDLNFPSPKEDGITLLEEITQRVPPIPAIALTGRESLSDRLAVARLGACAFLHKPLPAEQILKVVSEVLEQHQKTAKNRIMIVDDDRVALAHLSTLLKTWGVEVTTLENPQNFWQIFTACIPDLLILDMEMPGFNGVELCQIVRNDPQWQHLPILFVSSHTGKAQIEQAFAAGADDYINKSVVATEIATRIIHRLKRNSS from the coding sequence AGCCCTAGCTGAAACCCTGACGACTCATCATTATACAGTTAACGTGGCAGCTGATGGATTAGTAGCGCAGCAGTTAGCTTTAGAATACGAATATGATTTAATTTTGCTCGATATTGTCATTCCTAAACTTGATGGCATTAGTGTTTGTAAACAACTGCGTGCTAAGGGTTATCATAATCCAATTCTACTTTTAACTGCAAAAGATAGCAGTAACGATCGCGTTATCGGCTTAGATGCCGGGGCGGATGATTATGTCGTCAAGCCCTTTGATTCTGAAGAATTAATGGCAAGAATCCGGGCTTTACTGCGGCGAGGAAAATCTATTTCTTCCTCGTTGATTACTTGGGAAAATGTCTATTTTGATGCAGTGAATAATGAAGTTAGATGTGGACAAACGCTTTTGCACCTAACACCGAAAGAGTATTGTTTATTAGAACTATTTTTATTAAATCCTAAGCAAATTTTTAGTCGGCGAGCTATTTTAGATCGCTTGTGGGATTTTGCCGAAGCACCAGGAGAAGAAACAGTAAGTACTCATATTAAATGCTTGCGCCAAAAGCTAAAAGCAGCAGGTGCAACAGATATAATTGAAACAGTTCACGGGTTGGGTTATCGACTGCGATCGCCTTCTTCTCAACCAGAAACAAATACTACTCATAAGTTGGAAATTCCTGAACCCGAAATTAATGCTGATTATCATCAGCGAGTAGAAGCAGCAACTTCTAAAGTATGGGAAAAATTTCAAGGAAAAATGTTAGAGCAAATTGCTATACTTGGGGAAGCTGCTGCGGCATTAACATCGGGAGATTTGACACCAGAATTGCAACAAAAAGCCAAACAAGAAGCCCACAAATTAGCGGGTTCTTTGGGAATTTTTGGTTTTATGGAAGGCTCAACGTTAGCTAAGGAATTGGAAGACTTATTACATCTCGATTGTTCAGAACTAGATACAAAACAAGTCAAAAGAATTTCGGAGTTAGCCGCAGCAATATATAGAGAAGTTCAACCGAAATCTATTTCTAATGCGCCATCTACAACAAATAATTATTCACCTTTAATTTTAATTGTAGATGATGACTTAGTATTAACAGAAACGCTCAGAATTGAAGCGATCGCCTGGAGATTCCGTGTAAAAATTGCTACTGATTTAACTGTAGCCCGGAAATTGATTTCCCAAACACCGCCCGATGTGGTTATTTTAGATTTGAACTTTCCTAGTCCTAAAGAAGATGGAATTACCTTATTAGAAGAAATAACTCAGAGGGTTCCGCCCATACCTGCGATCGCTTTAACTGGAAGAGAAAGTTTAAGCGATCGATTAGCCGTTGCTCGCTTGGGAGCCTGTGCTTTTTTACACAAACCATTACCAGCCGAACAAATTCTGAAAGTAGTCAGCGAAGTCCTAGAACAACACCAAAAAACTGCCAAAAATCGGATCATGATAGTTGATGACGATCGCGTAGCTTTAGCACATCTTTCTACCCTCTTAAAAACTTGGGGTGTAGAAGTTACAACATTAGAAAATCCGCAAAACTTCTGGCAGATTTTCACCGCTTGTATACCTGACTTACTGATCCTAGACATGGAAATGCCAGGTTTTAATGGAGTGGAATTATGTCAAATAGTTCGCAACGATCCCCAATGGCAACATCTACCCATTTTGTTTGTTTCCTCACACACTGGCAAAGCACAAATTGAACAAGCTTTTGCGGCTGGCGCAGATGATTACATCAACAAATCAGTAGTTGCAACTGAAATAGCCACACGAATTATTCACCGCCTCAAACGTAATTCTAGTTAA